Proteins co-encoded in one Oncorhynchus kisutch isolate 150728-3 linkage group LG1, Okis_V2, whole genome shotgun sequence genomic window:
- the LOC109876671 gene encoding urocortin-3-like codes for MQGMHLSLCLALLLPWCNQCQRTDSTSAKLGKEDTGDLLAVKLVNRSGILGPLLPPEFHPTPRQTRAPHPASQVSKRAQQGSRFTLSLDVPTSILSVLIDLAKNHDMRAKAAANAELMARIGKRK; via the coding sequence ATGCAAGGAATGCATCTAAGTCTGTGTCTGGCTCTGCTGCTGCCATGGTGCAACCAGTGCCAGAGAACGGACTCTACCAGTGCCAAGCTAGGAAAAGAAGACACAGGAGACCTGTTGGCTGTCAAACTCGTAAACCGCAGTGGCATCCTGGGCCCTCTGCTCCCCCCAGAGTTCCATCCAACACCCCGGCAGACCAGAGCCCCACATCCGGCCTCCCAGGTATCCAAGAGAGCCCAGCAAGGGTCCCGCTTCACCCTGTCCCTGGATGTCCCCACCAGCATCCTCAGTGTCCTCATAGACCTTGCCAAGAACCACGACATGAGAGCCAAGGCTGCTGCCAATGCAGAGCTGATGGCACGCATTGGGAAAAGGAAATAA